A single genomic interval of Magnetospirillum sp. WYHS-4 harbors:
- a CDS encoding M3 family oligoendopeptidase produces the protein MTHSRAAGPGLPEWNLADLYSGPDAPELEADLTRARREADAFRDAYQGRLAGADGATLGEALRRYEAFNDLLGRIMSYAQLLFAADMGDPAMGRFYQTIQERVNAITSETLFFTLEINRLEDDVLATKMADPAAAHYASWVRDLRVYRPHQLSDEAERLLHEKSVAGSAAWVRLFDETLAGLRFPVGRRKLALSDTLNMLSDKDGARRREAAKALGKVLGENERLFTLVINTLAKDKSIEDGWRKHPRPVSRRNLGNLVEDEVVDALVSSVEAVFNRLGHRYYKLKAGWFGVEALDYWDRNAPLPDDVDRRFGWAEARRTVLGAYRGFSPALADIAEGFFEKCWIDAALRPGKESGAFAHPVVPSAHPYILMNFHGRSRDVMTLAHELGHGVHQVLAAGQGALMADTPLTLAETASVFGEMLTFRSLLDAETDPKRRRILLASKVEDMLNTVVRQIAFHLFETRVHDERKQGELSAERLGEIWLEVQGRSLGPGIRFDDDYRHFWAYIPHFIHSPFYVYAYAFGDCLVNSLYAAYREGLPGFQEKYLDMLEAGGTLRHKELLAPFGLDATDPGFWQRGLTIVSALIDELEEAS, from the coding sequence ATGACGCATAGCCGCGCCGCCGGGCCGGGTCTTCCCGAGTGGAATCTCGCCGATCTCTATTCCGGCCCCGACGCCCCCGAACTGGAAGCCGACCTGACGCGGGCGCGGCGCGAGGCCGACGCTTTCCGCGACGCCTACCAGGGCCGGCTGGCCGGGGCGGACGGGGCAACGCTGGGCGAGGCCTTGCGGCGTTACGAAGCCTTCAACGACCTGCTGGGCCGCATCATGAGCTACGCCCAACTTCTTTTCGCCGCCGACATGGGCGATCCGGCCATGGGACGCTTCTACCAGACGATCCAGGAGCGGGTGAACGCCATCACCAGCGAGACCCTGTTCTTCACCCTGGAAATCAACCGCCTGGAAGACGACGTCCTGGCGACCAAGATGGCCGATCCGGCCGCCGCCCACTATGCCTCCTGGGTCCGCGACCTCAGGGTCTACCGGCCGCACCAGTTGTCGGACGAGGCGGAAAGGCTGCTGCACGAGAAGTCGGTCGCCGGTTCCGCCGCCTGGGTGCGCCTGTTCGACGAAACGCTGGCGGGCCTGCGCTTTCCCGTCGGCCGGCGCAAGCTGGCGCTGTCGGACACCCTCAACATGCTGTCCGACAAGGACGGCGCCCGCCGCCGCGAGGCCGCCAAGGCGCTGGGCAAGGTGCTGGGCGAGAACGAGCGCCTGTTCACCCTGGTCATCAACACGCTCGCCAAGGACAAGTCCATCGAGGACGGCTGGCGCAAGCATCCGCGCCCGGTGTCCCGCCGCAACCTGGGCAACCTGGTCGAGGACGAGGTGGTGGACGCCCTGGTCTCCTCGGTGGAAGCAGTGTTCAACCGCCTGGGCCATCGCTATTACAAGCTGAAGGCCGGATGGTTCGGGGTGGAGGCCCTGGACTACTGGGACCGCAACGCTCCCCTGCCCGACGACGTCGATCGCCGCTTCGGTTGGGCGGAAGCCAGGCGGACGGTGCTGGGGGCCTATCGCGGCTTTTCTCCTGCCCTCGCCGACATCGCCGAGGGTTTCTTCGAGAAATGTTGGATCGATGCGGCCCTGCGTCCCGGCAAGGAATCGGGGGCCTTCGCCCATCCCGTGGTGCCGTCCGCCCATCCCTACATCCTGATGAACTTCCATGGCCGTTCCCGCGACGTGATGACGCTGGCCCACGAACTGGGCCACGGCGTGCATCAGGTGCTGGCCGCCGGCCAGGGGGCCCTGATGGCCGACACGCCGCTCACCCTGGCCGAAACCGCCTCGGTGTTCGGCGAGATGCTGACCTTCCGCTCCCTGCTGGACGCCGAAACCGATCCGAAGCGCCGCCGCATCCTGCTGGCGTCCAAGGTCGAGGACATGCTGAACACGGTGGTGCGCCAGATCGCCTTCCACCTGTTCGAGACGCGGGTTCACGACGAACGGAAACAGGGAGAACTGTCGGCCGAGCGCCTGGGCGAAATCTGGCTGGAGGTGCAGGGCCGCAGCTTGGGACCCGGCATCCGCTTCGACGACGACTACCGGCACTTCTGGGCCTACATTCCCCATTTCATCCATTCGCCGTTCTACGTCTACGCCTATGCCTTCGGCGACTGCCTGGTGAACTCGCTCTATGCCGCCTATCGCGAGGGCCTGCCCGGCTTCCAGGAGAAGTACCTGGACATGCTGGAGGCCGGCGGAACGTTGCGGCACAAGGAACTGCTGGCTCCCTTCGGGCTGGATGCCACCGATCCCGGCTTCTGGCAGCGGGGCCTGACGATCGTTTCCGCCTTGATCGACGAATTGGAGGAGGCGTCATGA
- a CDS encoding alpha/beta hydrolase, whose product MKPVALEVIHYEAKGKPKGPPLLFVHGSFAGAWCWDEHFLTWFRSRGHAVHAPSLRGHGGSGGRDELHRHGIADYVEDVRRVAETLSEPPVLIGHSMGGFVAMKYLERFAGAGLVLMASVPPTGLAGPAASMTVENPLLLWRIGMVQAFGEDFADADLLSQALFSRRLPDDVTTSYLKKVQMESRRATMDMYGPDQPNTLLLRDTPTLVMGGRHDALIPAFHVQATAALFGQTAHLFPEMGHGLMLEPGWEEVAQSILDWLGAQGLHG is encoded by the coding sequence ATGAAGCCGGTTGCACTGGAAGTCATCCACTACGAGGCCAAGGGCAAGCCCAAGGGGCCGCCCCTGTTGTTCGTCCATGGCTCGTTCGCCGGCGCATGGTGCTGGGACGAGCATTTCCTCACCTGGTTTCGCAGCCGCGGCCATGCGGTGCACGCCCCCAGCCTGCGCGGCCACGGGGGGAGCGGCGGCCGGGACGAACTGCACCGCCACGGCATCGCCGATTATGTCGAAGACGTCCGCCGGGTGGCCGAGACCCTGTCGGAGCCGCCGGTGCTGATCGGCCATTCCATGGGCGGCTTCGTCGCCATGAAATACCTGGAACGCTTCGCCGGAGCGGGTCTGGTGCTTATGGCCTCGGTTCCGCCCACCGGCCTGGCCGGGCCGGCGGCCTCGATGACCGTCGAGAACCCGTTGCTGCTGTGGCGCATCGGCATGGTGCAGGCCTTCGGCGAAGATTTCGCCGATGCCGACCTGCTGAGCCAGGCGCTCTTTTCCAGGCGCCTTCCCGACGACGTGACGACTTCCTATCTGAAGAAGGTGCAGATGGAATCGCGGCGCGCCACCATGGACATGTACGGCCCCGATCAACCGAACACGCTGTTGCTGCGCGACACGCCGACCCTGGTGATGGGCGGCCGCCACGATGCGCTGATCCCGGCCTTCCACGTCCAGGCGACGGCGGCCCTGTTCGGCCAGACCGCCCACCTGTTCCCCGAGATGGGGCATGGGTTGATGCTGGAACCGGGCTGGGAGGAGGTGGCGCAATCCATCCTCGACTGGCTGGGAGCGCAAGGACTGCATGGATGA
- a CDS encoding DUF1566 domain-containing protein, protein MRYLALALLLALPARAEISYPVVDTGQETCFDDRGHATCPAPGRPFHGQDAQYRFRAPAYRDNGDGTVTDLVTGLMWQQEFRRTPFADAPADAAASRVGGHMDWRVPTIKELYSLIDFRGSTGSAPPHMGRPDDAWPYLDTRFFAFEYPAQGRFIDAQYISGTVYLGTTMGRDRAFFGVNFADGRIKGYPQDGGPGRRTWYARYVRGNPAYGQNDFVDAGDGTVADRATGLTWLKADSGDGAFRNMRMRDGRLDWKEALKFCEDLDFAGRTDWRLPDAKELHSLVDYSRSPEATGSAAIDPVFAITAIRDPEGERDWPYFWTSTSHLDGPRLGDFGIYIAFGRAQGHLRDPRGGGVRLLDVHGAGAQRSSPKSGDESRLPVGAGPQGDVLRIYNFARCVRGG, encoded by the coding sequence ATGCGATATCTCGCCCTCGCCCTTCTTCTTGCCTTGCCCGCCCGGGCCGAGATTTCCTATCCGGTGGTCGACACCGGCCAGGAAACCTGCTTCGACGACCGGGGCCATGCCACCTGTCCGGCGCCCGGCCGGCCTTTCCACGGGCAGGACGCCCAATACCGGTTCCGGGCCCCGGCCTATCGCGACAACGGCGATGGCACGGTCACCGACCTGGTCACCGGGCTGATGTGGCAGCAAGAATTTCGCCGCACCCCGTTTGCCGACGCCCCGGCCGATGCCGCCGCCAGCCGGGTGGGCGGCCATATGGACTGGCGGGTGCCGACCATCAAGGAGCTTTACTCGCTGATCGACTTCCGCGGCTCCACCGGCTCCGCCCCGCCCCACATGGGCCGGCCCGACGACGCTTGGCCCTACCTGGATACCCGGTTCTTCGCCTTCGAATATCCCGCCCAGGGCCGCTTCATCGATGCCCAGTACATTTCCGGCACCGTCTACCTGGGCACCACCATGGGGCGGGACCGGGCCTTCTTCGGGGTCAATTTCGCCGACGGGCGCATCAAGGGCTATCCCCAGGATGGCGGGCCCGGCCGGCGGACCTGGTATGCCCGCTACGTGCGCGGCAATCCGGCCTATGGCCAAAACGACTTTGTCGACGCGGGCGACGGCACGGTCGCCGACCGTGCCACCGGGCTGACTTGGCTCAAGGCCGACAGCGGCGACGGCGCCTTCCGGAACATGCGGATGAGGGACGGCCGGCTCGACTGGAAGGAGGCGCTGAAGTTCTGCGAGGACCTGGATTTCGCCGGCCGGACCGACTGGCGCCTGCCCGATGCCAAGGAACTGCACAGCCTGGTCGACTATTCCCGTTCGCCCGAGGCCACCGGTTCCGCGGCCATCGACCCCGTCTTCGCCATCACCGCCATCCGCGACCCGGAAGGCGAACGCGACTGGCCCTATTTCTGGACATCGACCAGCCACCTGGACGGCCCACGGCTGGGCGATTTCGGCATCTACATCGCCTTCGGCCGCGCCCAGGGGCATCTGCGCGATCCGCGCGGCGGCGGGGTCAGGCTGCTCGACGTGCACGGCGCCGGCGCCCAGCGCTCCAGCCCCAAGAGCGGCGACGAATCGCGCCTGCCGGTCGGCGCCGGCCCGCAAGGGGATGTGCTGCGCATCTACAACTTCGCCCGCTGCGTTCGGGGGGGCTGA
- a CDS encoding AarF/ABC1/UbiB kinase family protein — protein MDEPDSLGGRVKRYARVGAAVGGLAVRYAGGRVLGLPFDAGAHAGDLKEALGGLKGPLMKVAQIASTIPDVLAPEYAARFTELQANAPSMGWAFVRRRMAAELGPDWQGRFDAFGREAAAAASLGQVHRATSLDGRPLACKLQYPDMAAVVEADLRQLKMIFGIWRRYDSAIDPSEILAELSARLREELDYRREARHIRLYARMLAGEPSVTVPAVEDDLSTGRLLTMGWLDGEPIARVVDAHPELRNAVARSMFRAWYLPFYTHGTIHGDPHLGNYTVRPDGGVNLLDFGCIRVFPPSFVGAVIDLYRAMRDGDEDLAAHAYETWGFRNLSRDVLKVLNRWAMFLYGPLLKDGVRPIDETAGTRYGAEVAARVHKELHALGGVRPPREFVLMDRAAIGLGSVFLRLKAELDWQEMFHDLTDGFDEAALAERQRKALAACGLPRPE, from the coding sequence ATGGATGAGCCGGACTCCTTGGGCGGGCGGGTCAAGCGCTATGCGCGCGTCGGCGCCGCGGTGGGGGGACTGGCCGTCCGCTATGCCGGTGGCCGGGTGCTGGGCCTACCCTTCGACGCCGGGGCCCATGCCGGCGACCTGAAGGAAGCCCTGGGCGGACTGAAGGGCCCCTTGATGAAGGTGGCGCAGATCGCGTCCACCATCCCCGACGTGCTGGCGCCCGAATATGCCGCCCGGTTCACCGAGTTGCAGGCCAACGCGCCTTCCATGGGCTGGGCCTTCGTGCGCCGGCGCATGGCGGCCGAACTGGGGCCCGATTGGCAGGGCCGCTTCGACGCCTTCGGCCGGGAAGCGGCGGCGGCGGCCTCCCTGGGCCAGGTGCACCGGGCCACTTCCCTGGACGGCCGGCCCCTGGCCTGCAAGCTGCAATATCCCGACATGGCGGCGGTGGTGGAAGCGGACCTGCGCCAGCTCAAGATGATCTTCGGCATCTGGCGGCGCTACGACAGCGCCATCGACCCTTCCGAGATCCTGGCCGAACTGTCCGCCCGTCTGCGCGAGGAACTCGACTACCGGCGCGAGGCCCGCCACATCCGACTCTATGCCCGCATGCTGGCCGGCGAGCCTTCGGTGACCGTCCCCGCGGTGGAAGACGACCTGTCCACCGGCCGCCTTCTGACCATGGGCTGGCTGGACGGCGAGCCCATCGCCCGCGTGGTCGACGCCCATCCGGAACTGCGCAACGCCGTGGCGCGCAGCATGTTCCGCGCCTGGTACCTGCCTTTCTATACCCATGGGACCATCCACGGCGATCCCCACCTGGGCAACTACACGGTCCGCCCCGACGGGGGGGTGAACCTGCTGGATTTCGGCTGCATCCGGGTCTTTCCGCCGTCTTTTGTCGGGGCGGTGATCGACCTTTACCGCGCCATGCGCGACGGCGACGAGGACCTGGCGGCCCATGCCTACGAAACCTGGGGCTTTCGCAATCTGTCGCGCGACGTGCTCAAGGTGCTGAACCGCTGGGCGATGTTCCTATACGGCCCCCTGCTCAAGGACGGCGTCCGCCCCATCGACGAGACGGCCGGCACCCGCTACGGCGCCGAAGTGGCGGCCCGTGTGCACAAGGAACTCCATGCCCTGGGCGGCGTGCGGCCGCCGCGCGAGTTCGTGCTGATGGACCGCGCCGCCATCGGTCTCGGCAGCGTTTTTTTGCGCTTGAAGGCCGAACTGGACTGGCAGGAGATGTTTCACGACCTGACCGACGGCTTCGACGAGGCGGCGCTGGCCGAACGCCAGAGAAAAGCCCTTGCCGCCTGCGGCCTGCCGCGACCGGAGTAG